agggcgatccggatggaggcggtggaaCTCCCTCAGTAGTGATGGATCCaagatgtcccccaccggtacccagcacctctcctccggaccgtacccctcccagtccacgaggtactatgggcccctcacccggcgtctagaGTCCAGAATGGAACGTACAGTGTATGCCGGGGAcacctcgatgtccagagggggcggatggacctccggcacctcactttcctgcaggggaccagccaccaccggcctgaggagagacacatgaaacgaggggttaatacgatagtaagaaggaagctgtaacctataacacgcctcgtttatcctcctcaggactttaaatggccccacacactgcggccccagcttccggcagggcaggcggaggggcaggttccgggtcgagagccagacccggtcccccggtgcaaacacgggggcctcactgcggtgacggtcagcgctcctcttctgccgtccaccAGCTTGTTTCAGTgattcctggacggctctccaggtctccttcgagcgctgcacccactcctccactgcaggagcttcggtctggctctgaggccatggggccaggaccggctggtagcccaacacgCACTGGAACGGTGACATggtagtggaggagtggcggagggaattCTCAGCCACCTCCGCCCATGGGACGTACCTCGCCCATTCACCAGGCCGGTCTTGGCAATACGAcagcagaaacctacccacatcctggttcactctctccacctgcccattactctcggggtgaatacccgaggtcaggctgatcgaaacccccagacgttccatgaacgccctccaaactctggacgtgaactggggaccccgatcagaaacgatgtcctcaggcaccccgtagtgccggaagacgtgggtaaacagggcctccgcagtctgtagggctgtagggagaccgggcaacgggatgagacggcaggacttagaaaaccgatccacaacgaccaggatcgtggtgtttccctgagATGGGGGAAGGTCGGTGAGAAAATCCACCGACAaatgcgaccacggccgttgtggaacggggaggggctgtaacttccctcttgGCAGGTGTCgaggagccttgctctgagcgcacaccgagcaggaggagacataaaacctcacgtccttggccaaagagggccaccagtacctccccctAAGACTCTGCACTGTCCTCTCAATACCAGGATGACCCGAAGAGGGTAGTGTATGGGCCCATCGAATCAAACGAtcacgaacaccaagcggcacgtactgaACACCCGCTGGACACTCGCTGGACACTGAGGGGGTGCAGGTTCCAACCGTAATGCCCGCTCGAtttccgcgtccacctcccataccaccagTGCTACCAGACATGAAGatggaaggatgggagtaggatcgatggaccgctccttggtgtcatagagacgggacagcgcgtcAGCCTTAGTATCAAGGGAGCCTGGCCTATAGGAGATCGTGAACTGAAATCtggtaaaaaacatggcccatcTGGCCTGACGCGGATTCAATCTCCTCGCTGTCCGGATATACTCGAGattacgatggtcagtccagatgaagaAAGGGTGCttggccccctcaagccaatgtctccacaccttcagagccttgaccatagctaacaactcccggtcccccacgtcatagttccgctccgccggaccgagcttccTCGAGAAGAGGRgggggcggagcttcggtggcgtgcccgagcgctgtgacagcacggctccaaccccagcctcggaagcgtccacctccactatgaacgccaaagaggggtctggatgagccagcacgggagcgtcggtgaacagctccttcagacgaCTGAAGGCTCTGCCCGCCTCCGCTGACCACCGCAAGCGCACCGGCCCcctcttcagcagtgaggtaatgggagcagccacctaaccaaaaccccggataaacctccggtagtaattggcaaaccctaaaaaccactgcacctcctttaccgtggtcggagtcggccaattacgcacagctgtaacgcggtcacactccatcaccacgcCAGAGGTAGAattgcgataacccaggaaggaaatggcttgtttggagaacacacatttctcagccttgacgtacaggtcatgctccagcagtcttccaagtaccttacgcaccagagacacatgcgcggcgcgtgtggcagaatagatcagtataacatcgatatacaccaccacaccctgcccgtgcaggtctctgagaatctcgtctacgaAAGATTGaaaaacggctggagcattcttcaacccatacggcatgacgaggtactcataatggccagatgtggtactaaactcggtcttccactcatctccctcccggatacgcaccaaatTATACGCACTCCTaaggtccagttttgtgaaaaaacgcgccccgtgaaatgattccaccgccgtggcgatgagaggtagcgggtaactaaaccccactgtgatggaatttagacctctataatcaatgcatggacgcagacctccctcctttttcttcacaaaaaagaaacttgaggagacgggtgacgtggagggccgaatgtacccctgtccccgagattcagtgacatatgtctccatagccactgtctcctcctgggacaaagggaacacgtgactcctgggaagtgcagcgtttaCCAGGAGGTTTATCGCGCAATCCCCTCgttgatgaggtggtaattgggtcgccttctttttacagaaagcgatagccaaatcggcatattcagaggaAATGCACACAGTGGAAACCtagtctggactctccaccgtcgtcgcaccgatggaaactcctctgcacctacctgaacactcctctgaccaccctcgGAGAGCCCCCTGTTTCCATGAAAGCTCAGGATTGTGAttagccagccagggaatccccagcaccactggaaacgcaggtgaatcaattaaaagagactaatccgctcctcatgatccccctgcgttaccacgtccagtggaaccgtggcctccctgaccagccctgacactaatggtcggctatctaaggagtgcacggggaagggtTGGTCTAGCGGCACCAGTGGAATCCCTAGCCTTAACGCGAGTccacgatccataaagttcccagctgcgcctgaatcgactagcgccttacgctggagagagggagaaaactcaGAGAAAGAAATTAGTAagaacatgtgaccaacagggagctctgggtgagtctggtgcagactcacctggggtgaacgAGGAGTGCTCTGCCTGCCCTCACGACTCCCAGACAAGCTCCCTCAGCACCGATCggcagtgtgtcctctccgaccacacctggtgcaggaggagcctcctcctccggtccccctcgatgcgcccccccccccccccctaacccccTAGGGATTGGAGCGGGAGGGCCAGGAGGTGGAACTAACAGGGCCCGTTCTGGACGCCCGCaggcagccagcaggttgtccagtcggATCGACATGTCAATGAGTTCGTCGAGGGAGAGGGTGGGGTCCCGACAAGCTAGCTcactgcggacgtcctcccggaggctaCAACGAtagtggtccatcagggccctgtcattccaccccgctccagcggccaaggtccggaactccagcgcaaatcctgcgcgctcctcgtcacCTGTCGCAGCCGTTCACAGCCGTAAACTCGGGGTAGTAgtccctcgccgagtctgggccattccacactgcgttggcccactccagtgctcgacccgtcagacaggagacgaggatgCTCACGCTCTCCTCCCCCGAGGGAGTCGGACGAACGGTAGCCAGGTACAGCTCAAGCTGTAgtaagaacccctggcacccagccGCCGTTCCATCGTACTCCCTGGGGAGCACCAGACGCAGAGCACTGGATCCGGATGCCGTAGGAGGGGTAGGTGGTGCTGGCGGAGGAGGAGCTGGGGGTGAGGTAGGgaggccactcctctcccatcggtccattctctccatcatttggtcCATTGCTGACCCGATTCGGTGGAGAATGGCCGTATGATGGAGGACTCGCTCCTCCATGGATGGGAGAGGGGGTGCAGCTgcgcctgctgactccatagtgatgggtgcgggcttctgtcacagagcctggagtggtgggtgcggagtcaagcgcagagagcagaggataatgGGGGAAACCGGACTTTATTGCGGCATCCAACACTAACGCCCAAAACAACAGGCGAATATCAAAAAATGTCCAACCCAACACAGGGCACAAGCAGACAGGAACACCACACGCAACAACCTCGACTAACAGAAAACAAGCTTGCACAAAAAtaggcgggcctaacaggcttaaatagtccTGAATCAAAACTAAACAAgagacaggtgcaaccaataagacataacaaacagaaaaggaaaaggggatcggtggcagctagtagaccggcgacgacgaccgccgagcgaacaggcaggggagccacctttggtgggagtcgtgacacctACTTGGACACCAGGGTCCCCACATTTACCACGCCGAGTAACCTGGAGCCATAGGGCTCTTCTCGCAGGGGCTCTTCTCCCATAGGGCTCTTTCCCTACGTGGGAGCATTGCAAACTGTAGGTTGGGATTTATGACCTGGTTACATGTAAATtaaacaacacagcagctttttggcatgttttgtttatttctgtATAAGTAAACAACGACGACGAAGTTGTCTCTTTTACAATGGTGGTCAATGggaaaaatatttgttttccccaatttgtgggcgtggtcgAGGGGAGAATTCTTTGAAAAGAAACTGGTTTCAAGCCTCTGGACACCTCCAGTGTTGACTAAATTGTCTGAAACCATTGCTTCAGGCTGAGTAATACAGAGGTAGACATATCTTACTGGTAATTTAGATTACATTTTTGAAATAGGTGTAGTCCATtaattcttaacagcttctacccccaagccataagactcctgaacagctagtcaaatggctaccctggctgctcccccccccccttttaccctgctgctagtctctgtttagtatctatgcatagtcagtttaactctacctacatgtacatattacctcaattaccttgactaacctgtgcccccgctggtattttactgctgatctttaattatttttaaaattttttaattttattaaaacggcattgttggttaagggtttgtaagtaataagggtttgtaagtaaggtctacacctgttgtattcggcgcatgtgacaaataaaataaaatgtttatctcTTTATCATTACATTTTGGTAGCTTTAAAAAACTCCACTGAAATACAACTATGGAGAAAAATGAATCTTTCTCATTTACCAGGAATGTTTTTGTGTGACATTTAGATTGACCTCTAAAATTTGATAATCTTGAATGAGTTGTATTATAAATTCCAACACTTTTTTTCTCAGCTATCCTTGCTGTGTTTTCCTGTACTCTCACCAAGTAGATGGTTTTAGTAATTTCATTCTGCTTTATTGACTAATGCAAATCATTACCAGCCTGGGCACCCTGGCATGGACCATCTGTCAGTAATTTTATTGACTCAAGCGAGGCCTGTGCTAAGAGGTGCACTAGGGACAGTAGTGAACCATCTCAATGCTGACAGCTGACATTGAAATGTTCTACCTACCGAGTCTAGCTAAATGAATTTGCCTCCTCAAGCAGTGTCCTTCAGCAGTCTCTCAAGCCTGCATGCAGATATAAAGGCTTATATTTCTGCCTTTCAGAGTGGACGagagacattgtatgagataaatAAACCTTTTTACATCATTAGGCCTCATTTACACTTGCCGCATGCTACGTTCACTCACCCTGATGAAGGTTGATTTAGACTGAATCCTTGGTCAAAATGATCTATTAAATTGTtgggagcatcaagatcaccagTATGCTGGAgttgttatttttattatattcacTCACTGTTCTGTATATTTTCCTCGGTATTCTCTTCCAGAGTGTTTTAACAGTTTCCCCCTTATTGGTACAGTAATATATCTTTATATGTGTTTAATTGTAGACAAAACTAAAAATATATCAGTGACAATTATCAGTGTGTCCTCCACTTTAGGACTTTAGGACCCCTGTGTTAAGTAGCTTTTCATCTCCCAAATAACATTGGATTATAAAGTCTCCACTATAAATCCAAATCCCTCACCTTTCAGAAGCTCAATTACTGCCATGGGCTGCACTATTTTAGTTTTATTGTCTATCTTTCTTCTATTGTATAACAACCTCCAATTGTCAAGGGCAGCTCTGTTGATTAAAAGGCAGGTGAAAAATACAAAGACTAATTTAAAGTTTGCTAGAGCAAAGAAACACTGTGCCCTCCAGTGTTAAGTGCTTATTACACAAGAGATATGACATAAAATTACATCTAGTGTACTTGTTTGAATTCTAATGAAAGTATCCTACTGAAAACAAGTTTTCACCAAGGTCACTGTGACAGTCGTGTGTAAATGTTCTATCATGAAATATTAATCTTTATGCACCTTCTAATGTACCGTAtatgtctgttttgtgtgttacagtgtgacCACTGACCTATAGTGTGGATCCTATTACTGGGACAGAGTGTGCCCATCAGTGGGGGAGAACTGGCCCTGTCTGGggaagatggagatggagagggaccTTGGGGACAGCTCCACAGGGCCGAATATCACCAACAGCACAGGAACTCCAGACAGCGCTCTCCCTGTGGTGGTGTTCACAGACAGGATGGTGGTGCTGGTGGTTATCCTGGCGCTACTCACCCTCCTCACTGTGCTCGCCAACAGTGCTGTCATCACAGCCATCTGCACCACCAAGAAGCTCCACCTTCCCGCTAACTACCTCATCTGCTCCCTGGCGTTCACCGACTTCCTGGTAGCTATCCTGGTCATGCCAATCAGCATCCTATACATTGCCACAGAGTACTGGTCGTTGGGCCAGGTGGTGTGTGAGGCCTGGCTGAGTGTGGACATGACCTGCTGCACATGCTCAATCCTGCACCTGTGTGTCATAGCGCTGGACCGCTACTGGGCTATCACCAAGGCCATCGAGTACGCCCGTAAGAGGTCGGCCCGCCGGGCAGCTGTCATGGTGGGCATCATCTGGGTCATCTCAGTCTTCATATCCATTCCACCCCTCTTCTGGAGACACAGGCCCGGTAGCCACGGCCCAAAACAGTGCATCATAGAGCATGACCACGTGGGCTACACTATTTACTCCACCTTCGGGGCCTTTTACATCCCCATGACCCTTATTCTCATCTTGTACTATAGGATTTACAATGCTGCTAAGACGCTCTATCAGAAACGGGGCTCATCGCGGCACTTGAGCAGCCGAAGCCAGACGAAGACTGATAGCCAGAACTCTCTGAACCACTGCCGTATGGCACACACCTTCTGCGTATCGGACCTATCCACCTCAGACCCCACTCTAGAGTTTGACAGGCTCAATGCCACCATCCGTATCCCCTCATTTGAGACAGATATGGACGGGTCAGATGAGAGGAGCCAGATCTGTACCTCCAGGGAGAGGAAGGCAGCACGTATCCTGGGCCTCATCCTCGGGGCTTTTATCCTCTGCTGGCTGCCTTTCTTTCTGAAGGAGCTCCTTGTGGGCCTACAGGTCATAACTGCCTCACCCCAGGTGTCAGACTTACTAACCTGGCTGGGCTACATCAACTCACTTATTAATCCTCTACTTTACACCAGCT
Above is a genomic segment from Salvelinus sp. IW2-2015 linkage group LG28, ASM291031v2, whole genome shotgun sequence containing:
- the LOC111954628 gene encoding 5-hydroxytryptamine receptor 1E-like → MEMERDLGDSSTGPNITNSTGTPDSALPVVVFTDRMVVLVVILALLTLLTVLANSAVITAICTTKKLHLPANYLICSLAFTDFLVAILVMPISILYIATEYWSLGQVVCEAWLSVDMTCCTCSILHLCVIALDRYWAITKAIEYARKRSARRAAVMVGIIWVISVFISIPPLFWRHRPGSHGPKQCIIEHDHVGYTIYSTFGAFYIPMTLILILYYRIYNAAKTLYQKRGSSRHLSSRSQTKTDSQNSLNHCRMAHTFCVSDLSTSDPTLEFDRLNATIRIPSFETDMDGSDERSQICTSRERKAARILGLILGAFILCWLPFFLKELLVGLQVITASPQVSDLLTWLGYINSLINPLLYTSFNEDFKLAFKKLLRRKEHA